AAAACCAATGATGGCTGGAAAGTCTATGACATTAATATCATGGGCGCATGGTTGATTGAGGCCTATCGTAATCAATTTGCCAATCAAATTAGTCAAAATGGCGTGGATGGTTTAATTCGGTTTTTGCAAGAGCGCAATGCTATGTTGGCTGGAAAAAAATAAGCATGAGTTTTGCGCTCCCTGCCTGTGTCAATCAAGGTAATGCAATGGGTCTTCAGCAGCAGGGTATGGCAAGTATTCGACAAAGCCAGATAATTGATTGCTCTGCTTTAATCGATTTTGATTCCAGCGTACTTGCCGTTCTTATGGCTTGGCAACGGGAGCTCCACCCCATTCATCAAACCCTAGATTTACTTAACCCGCCCGAGAAGTTAAAAGTATTAGCCCGCGTTTACGGAATCTCTAATTTACTAGGCTTAGAGTAGGTATGGCATTGGCAGTTTCGGTCGAGCACTTAAGTAAGCGCTACGGTAATTTACTCGCTCTTGATGATGTGTCTCTACAAGTTAAAGAGGGTGAATTCTTTGGTCTGTTGGGTCCAAATGGGGCTGGTAAAACTACCCTGATCTCCATACTGGCTGGCCTTTGTCGTCCAGATCAGGGAGAGGCCTTCATTATGGGCACAAACGTTCAAAGCCATTTCTTAGAAACACGCAGGATGTTGGGCGTGGTTCCCCAAGAGCTCGTGTTTGATCCATTTTTCACGGTACGCGAGACCTTACAATTTCAGTCGGGTTATTTTGGGATTTTGCATAACGATGATTGGATCGATGAGATCATGGCCAATCTAGATCTCACGACTAAGGCGAATAGTAATATGCGCTCTTTGTCAGGGGGCATGAAACGTCGAGTCTTGGTTGCTCAAGCATTGGTCCACCGTCCGCCAGTGATAGTTTTAGATGAACCTACTGCCGGAGTCGATGTTGAACTTCGTCAATCGCTCTGGAAATTTATTAGCCGTCTCAATCAAGATGGCCACACTATTGTATTAACCACACATTACCTAGAAGAGGCTGAGAGTTTATGTGGTCGTATTGCCATGTTGAAGTCTGGGCAGGTGGTGGCGTTGGATACCACAGCAAACCTACTCGCGCGTTATGGAAAGACTCGCGGGGTTGATGGACAAGAGACCGATTTGGAAGATGTATTTATGCAAATCATGGCAGGGGATCAACAATAATGCGACCTGCATTGGAGTACGGTAGCGGTTTTTTTACCCTATTGCGTAAAGAGATTAAACGCTTCTATAAGGTTGCCTTTCAGACCGTTGCTGCTCCTGTTTTAACGGCCGTTCTATATCTCATGATCTTTGGTCATGTATTAGAGGGTCGGCTGGTGGTATATGACAAATTAAGTTACACCGCATTTTTGATACCAGGTTTAGTGATGATGAGCATTTTGCAGAATGCCTTTGCTAATACTTCTTCATCTTTAATTCAGTCAAAGATTACTGGTAATTTAGTATTTATTCTCTTGGCCCCATTAACGCACCTTGAATTTTACTCAGCCTATGTATTAGCGGCAGTATTTCGAGGGATTGTAGTGGGCTTAGGTGTTTTGATCATCACCTTATTTTTTGATGTTCCCAGTATGCAGTATCCACTTTGGATTTTGTTGTTTGCTTTCTTGGGCGCTGCTATTTTGGGTGGGCTGGGACTCATTGCTGGAATTTGGGCGGATAAGTTTGATCAGTTAGCCGCATTTCAGAATTTCTTAATCATGCCTGCGACGATGCTCTCAGGGGTGTTCTACTCGATACATTCCTTGCCAACGATCTGGCAAGTCATTTCGCACTTCAACCCCTTTTTTTATATGATTGACGGCTTTCGTTACGGTTTTTTTGGAGTCTCGGATGTCTCGCCTTGGATGAGCCTAGGAGTGGTTGGAGGATTTTTTGTGATTGTCTCGGCCCTGGCTTTGCGTTTACTACAATCAGGTTATAAATTACGGTATTAAATCCATTGAATGAGGAAAGCAGATGTTCCCCACACCAGAGCAGATTGAAGGCTATATCAAGGACAAACTTCCGTGCACGCATCTAATGGTGGAGGGAGATGGCCAGCATTTTTATGCCACGATTGTGAGCCCTGACTTTGCTGGTAAGCGCTTGGTGCAAAGGCATCAAATGGTCTATGAAGCTTTAGGAGATCGCATGAAAGCAGAAATTCATGCCCTATCGATTAAGGCGTTTACCCCCGATGAGTTTGCTGCTAAATAAGCACTCATTCAGAATCAATCAATTAAAACGGATTCATGGATAAATTAGTAATGACGGGTGGTTCACCCCTTCAGGGCGAGGTACAGATTGCAGGCGCAAAAAATGCTGCCCTGCCTATTTTGTGCGCTTGCTTATTAAGTTCAGACACAATCGAGTTGCATAATGTGCCTGATTTACAAGACGTACGTACCATGCTGAAGTTATTACAGCAAATGGGCGTGATGGTTGACTTCCCGGACCCCAGTGATCGCAGTCATTTGTGTCTCAACGCTGGCAAGATCATTAGCCCAGAAGCGCCCTATGAGTTAGTTAAAACCATGCGCGCATCAATTTTGGTATTGGGCCCATTACTCGCACGAATGGGTCTAGCGACGGTGTCGTTGCCAGGCGGTTGTGCAATTGGCGCACGACCTGTCGATCAGCATATTAAGGGCCTTAAGGCGATGGGCGCTGGCATCCAGATTCGTAAAGGGTTTATTGTTGCTAAGATTGCGGAAGGTAAGCCGCGCTTGCAGGGCAATGCGATTCTGACCGACATGATTACGGTTACTGGTACAGAAAATTTGCTCATGGCAGCTTGTTTAGCCGAAGGAACTACAGTGCTTGAAAATGCCGCACGTGAGCCCGAGGTGTCGGACTTAGCAGAGCTCTTAGTAAAAATGGGAGCGAAGATTTCTGGAATTGGTAGCGACCGCTTGGTGATTGAGGGTGTATCCGCTTTACACGGTGCAAGTCATTCCATCATCCCAGATCGAATTGAGACCGGAACATTTTTATGTGCCGTGGCTGCGACCGGCGGTGAGATCACGCTTAAGAACTGTCGACCCGATACCTTGGATGTGGTCTTAGTGAAGTTAAAAGAAGCGGGCCTTAAGTTGAAGAAGGGCAAGGATTGGATAACGGCTAGCATGATAGGTCGCCCTAAACCGGTGAGCTTCAGAACCTCAGAATACCCCGCCTTTCCAACCGATATGCAGGCTCAGTTCATGGCTTTAAACGCGATTGCCAGTGGAAATTCCCGGATTACCGAGACTATTTTTGAGAACCGCTTTATGCACGTTCAAGAGCTCAATCGTTTGGGTGCCGATATCTCGATTGAGGGCAATACAGCCATTGTCGAGG
This genomic interval from Polynucleobacter sp. UK-FUSCHL-C3 contains the following:
- a CDS encoding STAS domain-containing protein is translated as MSFALPACVNQGNAMGLQQQGMASIRQSQIIDCSALIDFDSSVLAVLMAWQRELHPIHQTLDLLNPPEKLKVLARVYGISNLLGLE
- a CDS encoding ABC transporter ATP-binding protein, producing the protein MALAVSVEHLSKRYGNLLALDDVSLQVKEGEFFGLLGPNGAGKTTLISILAGLCRPDQGEAFIMGTNVQSHFLETRRMLGVVPQELVFDPFFTVRETLQFQSGYFGILHNDDWIDEIMANLDLTTKANSNMRSLSGGMKRRVLVAQALVHRPPVIVLDEPTAGVDVELRQSLWKFISRLNQDGHTIVLTTHYLEEAESLCGRIAMLKSGQVVALDTTANLLARYGKTRGVDGQETDLEDVFMQIMAGDQQ
- a CDS encoding ABC transporter permease: MRPALEYGSGFFTLLRKEIKRFYKVAFQTVAAPVLTAVLYLMIFGHVLEGRLVVYDKLSYTAFLIPGLVMMSILQNAFANTSSSLIQSKITGNLVFILLAPLTHLEFYSAYVLAAVFRGIVVGLGVLIITLFFDVPSMQYPLWILLFAFLGAAILGGLGLIAGIWADKFDQLAAFQNFLIMPATMLSGVFYSIHSLPTIWQVISHFNPFFYMIDGFRYGFFGVSDVSPWMSLGVVGGFFVIVSALALRLLQSGYKLRY
- a CDS encoding BolA family protein, producing the protein MFPTPEQIEGYIKDKLPCTHLMVEGDGQHFYATIVSPDFAGKRLVQRHQMVYEALGDRMKAEIHALSIKAFTPDEFAAK
- the murA gene encoding UDP-N-acetylglucosamine 1-carboxyvinyltransferase, translated to MDKLVMTGGSPLQGEVQIAGAKNAALPILCACLLSSDTIELHNVPDLQDVRTMLKLLQQMGVMVDFPDPSDRSHLCLNAGKIISPEAPYELVKTMRASILVLGPLLARMGLATVSLPGGCAIGARPVDQHIKGLKAMGAGIQIRKGFIVAKIAEGKPRLQGNAILTDMITVTGTENLLMAACLAEGTTVLENAAREPEVSDLAELLVKMGAKISGIGSDRLVIEGVSALHGASHSIIPDRIETGTFLCAVAATGGEITLKNCRPDTLDVVLVKLKEAGLKLKKGKDWITASMIGRPKPVSFRTSEYPAFPTDMQAQFMALNAIASGNSRITETIFENRFMHVQELNRLGADISIEGNTAIVEGVDKLSGATVMATDLRASASLVIAGLAAQGETQVDRIYHLDRGYDRMEQKLTQIGANIRRMK